The genomic DNA TTTTGTTAGTGATTAGATGAAGCTGGTAGCTAAAATAATAGGCCTTCGATGGAAGCTTTGAAAAGAAGTTAATGCTTGGCGTGCTATTTAGCGTCAAGCATAGCACATGCTAGGCAACTTGATTATGTGGATGGTGTGAATAAGCTTTAAAATGCGGCATAGCGAATTAAAAAGAACTAAACAGTCGTCGAGCACTGTTTAGTTCCTAATTATTAGTGGGTATGGAACTGTGGGTGTAGCATCCGTGGATGGCCGTGGTCAGTTCCCTTATACTGCAATAACCAGTAGGCGTTTTGCGGTAAAGCGCTACGGGCAATGATGTGTGCAACAGTGTAGCGAATGGTGTCAGCATTAGCGTTGGTCCACAGGCGCCAAGTCGGTAATTTGGCAGCGTGCACGCGTTCCCAATCACCCAGCACCTGTTCGCTGGCCGTTAAGGCATTGAGCAATTCGGGTCGTTCGGTACCAGTTAGTTCAATATAGTAGCAGTAGGCCTGCGAATGCAGGGAGGCGGACTGACTCATGGCGGGATGCTCCTTTAAGATGGATTTGTAAGTTACCGTTGAAATCAATAACCCTATTTACCACAATGGTACAACCGTTTGACTATTTTGACTAGCTTTTTCACTTACTGTTATTAAAATGTAATATTTAAACTTTCAGTTAAAAATAATCAAGTGTCAACCCTTGACCTGGAACGGGTTTCAGCGCTTATATTTAATGATGAAAATGTCAAGGGGAGGGTTACGATGATGGAGACGGGGATTTTAAAGCAAATTGACTTAACAACGACAACCGAACGGTATTTTTTTGTACAGGCGCAGCGACTCGCAGGTTATATCTGGATCCGTTCAATTCAAAATTTTAAACCATTGGAATTAACGTTTCGAATTAGTGACTTACGGGTAACCCAGCACCAAGCAGTCGCTGATCGTGGTGATATTAAGTATGAATTTAATGATGATACGAATGGATTAGTGAGCCAGCTGGCGGTTTGGGTGCACTAAAAACGTAACTGTCTGAAAATATTGAGTCGAATCAGTGCCTATTAATTCATGACTAAGTAAAGCAATAACTAACGTAGCCAAAACGGGTCCTAACTTGAAAATGATCATTTTCAAGTTAGGACCCGTTTTAATGATGGCTTTAATGTTACTTGGTGTTATCGGTATAAGTGATCTTGTCTAAGCCTTGTGTATCGTAGTTAAGATTCGTTTTACCATCGTAACTAGTATTTTTAGCATTCAACTTAGTCTCCATATTGCTGAGCGTTTCCGTACTTAGTCCTAACTGAGTGCGTAAGTGGTCAGAAGTTTGTTGTAAGGTCTTAGTGCTAAGAATCTGATAGGAACTAGTATTGATCCAAGCCGGTAAGCCGACGACTTGTGTTGAGTGGATATGTTTCATGTTGGCATGGTCATGGGTCGCTAGGCCGACGAGGTCGTCAAAACTTAAATCGGTCTGTAAGTTACCCTTTAGTGAAGATAATAATTGATTATAGCGACTATACGTTTTAGTATCAGCAAGTTTGGTCAATACGGCACGCATGACTTGTTGTTGACGCAATTGGCGTCCATAGTCGCCTCGTGGATCTTGATAACGCATCCGAGTATAGGCGAGCGCCTGAGTCCCGTTTAAGTGATGGCGACCCTTAGTTACCGTAACGTGGTCAAATGAGACGTTCATGGGACTAGTAATTGTAACGCCACCGACAGCATTGACAATCTGTTTGAGCCCACCCATATTGATTGTCGCGTAATAATTGATTGGGACGTTGAAAAGTTTGCTGACACTTGCTTTGGCCATCTTAGAACCACCAATATTGTAAGCGGCATTGAGTTTTTGAACATTGGTATCTTGGTCACCAGCCATTTCAGCGAGTGTGTCGCGCGGAATGCTGGTAATCACCGTTTTTTTAGTTTGGGGATTAATCGTCACAACCATAATGGTGTCAGAATTCCCTTTATCAATACGACCGTCCGCCCCGGTATCGACACCTAGTAATAAGATGCTGAGTGGCTTGGTTGTGTCAATCTTGGCACTACTATTGCCAGTGTAAATGGTTGACTGGTAACGGGCCTGTGCTTGACGAATAATTAAACCAATCGCAATCACTGCAATCACAATAATGATACTGACCGCAATAAGCACTGGCCGTAATTTTGAAGATGCTGAATGTCGCATATTCAAATCCTCCCTTAGTTGAAGTCGTTGTGGCGTTCCCCGTGTTAGCGACTTCTTGTAATCTTGAAAACACTGTTTCTAGCATACCCGGTTAGTACGATCCCGGAAAATACTTATTTTGAGTGTACTTAATTTAAAAAATAGATACCAGTCACTCGAATTGGATTGGAAACTTAGCAAATCAGATTAAAAGCTTGCGGACAGGATTACGGCAGAAACGTGGTTGTTGGCTTATACTGACATTGAACTTAAATATTCAAAGTGAGGTCTTATAATTTGACAGTCTTTCGTGCGTTTTCTAACCAAGAAGTTTTAGATTATTTAGCGGCCCAAGTCACTGACGGGCGCGTTTTAACTGACGAAACAACGCTTAACAAGTATTCCTTTAGTCCCCGCTTAACAGATGATGATAGTGGCCTGGCCTTAGCATATATCGAAGCCCAGTCGGCTAAAGATATTCAGGGGACGCTTAAAACGGCCCGTAAATACCATTTAGCGGTGATCCCACAAGATCAAACGACTAGTACAGTCATTGGTGCCGATGGATTAAAAGATAGCCTGATTCTATCGACAGCTAAGATGAATCACATCCTTGAAATTAGTAAGGCCGACTCGGTAGCCGTTGTTGAGCCTGGTGTTATCAATGGTGATTTGGATCAGGCCGCTCGCAAGCAAGGGATGTTCTACGCACCAGATCCTGGTTCTAAACCAATCTCTGGGATTGGTGGTAACGTGGCGACCAATGCTGGTGGTATGAGCACGGTCAAGTATGGGGCTACAAAGGACAACGTATTAGGTGTGAAGGTTATCTTAGCAGATGGCCGTGAAGTGAAGTTAGGTGGCCGAACATTGAAGCAGGCCTTTGGTTATGATTTAACACAATTGATGGTAGGCTCGGAAGGGACACTTGGGATCATTACTGAAGTGACCGTTAAATTATTACCAATTCCACTAGGAACACCAGTAATGGGGGTTGCTTTCTTTGATAATATGACGGCATTGGCGAAGGCTGTTACGGCGATTCGTATCTCAGGTGTTTATCCGACGATGCTAGAAGCTCTTGATGGCAATACGGTCGCAGCCCTTGATCGTTATGAGAAGACGCACTACGCCAAGGATAGTGCGGCCATGTTGATTTTTAAATTGGATAATGGTGGTCAAGCTAGCATGGCCGTCGTCGAAAAGTTGTTGACGGAGCAACGGGCTAGCAATGTGACAATCACAACTAAGCCTGAAGAACAGGCTGAACTTGAGCAGTTACGGCGGGACATGTTACCCGCGGTCTTTGCTGGGCAGAACCATATTATGGAAGACATGGCAGTGCCGCTATCACAATTGGCACCTTTAATGGACTATATTCAAGATCTGTCGCAGCGATTGGATGTTGAAATTTATACGGCTGGTCACGCTGGTGATGGTAATGTTCACCCGACCTTGGTCTGGCCAACGACAGAAACCAAAGTCCCTGAGAAAGTGGTTATCGCATTGCAAGAGATGTTCAAGAAAACCTTGGCGCTGGGTGGCACGATTTCGGGGGAACACGCGGTTGGTATGTTGAAAAATCAATGGAACAATGCTGAATTAGGTGAAGATGTCGATATGTTACAACATCAAATTAAGGCGCTCTTTGATCCGATGAATATTTTAAATCCAAAACGAAAAATTAACTAATGACATCGTTAACAAAGCGGTTAAGTTTTAGTAGCAGTTGCTGGGCAGACATTGCATAACTTAGCGTAATTGCCTTATTATTAAGGTAGTATCATAAAATGAGTTGTTGGTTAATGAGTCACTAAGATGCAGGCAGTGTGGGTTAACCGATATGAAGGAGGACCCCAGTGATACCTAAAAGTGCACGAATCCGGCTTGAATTTGACGCTGAAGTGTTGCGCAATGAGATTTTTGATGTGCACGACTTTGGCAGCTTTCAAAATTTTTGGCATCGATTTGAAAATTTCTTGGCGGATCGGATGGTCGTTGGTCATTTGAATGTTTTAGAAGGTCGCGGCTTAATTCCTAGTGATTTTGCGGATGATGATGGTCAATTAGCTTATCAAGTCGGTGAGACTAATTACCGGATTGCTTATGATCAGATTGCACGTGAGTGGACAGTTACCATCCGTTAAGATAGATTTAAGAGAGAATAGAGTCTTATATTGGAGCGATATTGATTGAGCACAACAAATTCCCAACCAGGTGCAGATAATGACCAGCTTTTACCAGCACCACCGGAACTTTTGCAAGCCGTTGATCAGCTGAAGGCTTATTCATTGCGCTATGAAGTGGCAATGAAGCTGGTCTTGGATAAATTGGATTATATTAGTCGTGAATACGAATTGCGCTACGGCTATGCCCTAATTGACAGTAAGCAATCACGAATTAAGTCACCCGAGAGTATTGTCGGCAAGATGCAACGTAAACATTTACCACTAACGTTGAATGCCGTTTTTAATAATTTACATGATATTGCGGGTATTCGGTTAATTGTCCGCTTTTTAAGTGATGTGAAGACGGTTGAAGATTTATTGGCAACGCAGGCAGACATCAAGGTGCTACGGGTGAAGGACTATATCCATCATCCGAAAATGAATGGGTATCAAAGCTTACATTTAATTCTTGGTGTGCCAGTCTACACTGTTGATGGGCCCAATATTATTGAAGTTGAATTACAAATTCGGACCATTGCGATGAACTTTTGGGCATCGTTGGAACATGAACTAAATTATAAGAAGAATGTTCCGCATCAAGACGCGTTAAGATTATCATTGACCAAGAAAGCCCAGCTGATTACTGAGTTAGATCAGGAAATGGATGATATCAAACGACGGATGTATGAACCCAAAACACCACCTAAAGAAGTATAAATGATCCCAGACCACCTTAGTTGTAAGCAACTAAGGTGGTCTGGGATTTTTTAGTGTGGCTTGATGTAGGTCAAGTTCCAAGCGTCGTGCAATTAGTATCCTAATATTGAGCAGGCACGTTGTGCGAGTTAACCATGATTTATGATCAATTAGCTAACACAAGCTGGCGCATCAAGTTTGAAGTTGGATTACTTTCGCTATTGTAGGTACCATGTTACTTTTAATACGCGAGATAATTTTTAATGGTTTAAAGCATAACTAATTTAA from Lactiplantibacillus paraplantarum includes the following:
- a CDS encoding FAD-binding oxidoreductase, whose amino-acid sequence is MTVFRAFSNQEVLDYLAAQVTDGRVLTDETTLNKYSFSPRLTDDDSGLALAYIEAQSAKDIQGTLKTARKYHLAVIPQDQTTSTVIGADGLKDSLILSTAKMNHILEISKADSVAVVEPGVINGDLDQAARKQGMFYAPDPGSKPISGIGGNVATNAGGMSTVKYGATKDNVLGVKVILADGREVKLGGRTLKQAFGYDLTQLMVGSEGTLGIITEVTVKLLPIPLGTPVMGVAFFDNMTALAKAVTAIRISGVYPTMLEALDGNTVAALDRYEKTHYAKDSAAMLIFKLDNGGQASMAVVEKLLTEQRASNVTITTKPEEQAELEQLRRDMLPAVFAGQNHIMEDMAVPLSQLAPLMDYIQDLSQRLDVEIYTAGHAGDGNVHPTLVWPTTETKVPEKVVIALQEMFKKTLALGGTISGEHAVGMLKNQWNNAELGEDVDMLQHQIKALFDPMNILNPKRKIN
- a CDS encoding LCP family protein; the protein is MRHSASSKLRPVLIAVSIIIVIAVIAIGLIIRQAQARYQSTIYTGNSSAKIDTTKPLSILLLGVDTGADGRIDKGNSDTIMVVTINPQTKKTVITSIPRDTLAEMAGDQDTNVQKLNAAYNIGGSKMAKASVSKLFNVPINYYATINMGGLKQIVNAVGGVTITSPMNVSFDHVTVTKGRHHLNGTQALAYTRMRYQDPRGDYGRQLRQQQVMRAVLTKLADTKTYSRYNQLLSSLKGNLQTDLSFDDLVGLATHDHANMKHIHSTQVVGLPAWINTSSYQILSTKTLQQTSDHLRTQLGLSTETLSNMETKLNAKNTSYDGKTNLNYDTQGLDKITYTDNTK
- a CDS encoding GTP pyrophosphokinase, producing the protein MSTTNSQPGADNDQLLPAPPELLQAVDQLKAYSLRYEVAMKLVLDKLDYISREYELRYGYALIDSKQSRIKSPESIVGKMQRKHLPLTLNAVFNNLHDIAGIRLIVRFLSDVKTVEDLLATQADIKVLRVKDYIHHPKMNGYQSLHLILGVPVYTVDGPNIIEVELQIRTIAMNFWASLEHELNYKKNVPHQDALRLSLTKKAQLITELDQEMDDIKRRMYEPKTPPKEV